A genomic segment from Castor canadensis chromosome 1, mCasCan1.hap1v2, whole genome shotgun sequence encodes:
- the LOC109703203 gene encoding olfactory receptor 4C15-like: protein MQNQSTVTEFILLGLSQNPKIQKIVFIVFLFIYIATIGGNMVVIVTIICSPTLLEVPMYFFLVFLSFLDACFSSVIMPKMIVDSLYERKTISFEGCMIQLFLEHFLAGAEVIILTAMAYDRYVAIFKPLHYFSIMNWRLCRILVMIAWTGGFLHSITQILFTFKLPFCGPNVIDHFMCDLYPLLKLACTDTHIFGFLVAANSGSICIIIISLLLVSYGAILFSLRTHRSEGRRKALSTCGSHIAVVVLFFAPCIFIYARPPTAFSFDKMVAIFYTILSPLLNPMIYTFRNKDIKNAMWKVWKRLIW from the coding sequence ATGCAAAATCAGAGCACTGTAACTGAATTCATTCTCCTAGGACTTTCACAGAATCCCAAAATTCAGAAgatagtttttattgtatttttgtttatCTACATTGCAACTATTGGGGGCAATATGGTTGTTATAGTGACCATAATCTGCAGTCCTACACTGCTGGAAGTTCCCATGTATTTCTTCTTGGTATTCTTATCTTTCCTGGATGCATGCTTCTCTTCAGTAATCATGCCAAAGATGATTGTGGACTCCCTCTATGAGAGGAAAACCATCTCCTTTGAAGGATGCATGATACAGCTCTTTTTGGAACATTTCCTCGCTGGGGCAGAGGTAATTATTCTCACAGCCATGGCCTATGACCGTTATGTGGCCATTTTCAAGCCATTACACTACTTTTCCATCATGAACTGGAGACTCTGTAGAATTCTAGTGATGATAGCCTGGACAGGTGGCTTCTTACACTCTATCACACAAATTCTCTTCACTTTCAAGCTGCCCTTTTGTGGTCCCAATGTCATTGATCATTTCATGTGTGACTTGTACCCATTACTGAAGCTTGCCTGCACTGACACTCATATCTTTGGCTTTTTGGTAGCTGCTAACAGTGGGTCTATCTGCATTATAATCATTTCCTTGTTGCTTGTTTCCTATGGTGCCATCTTGTTCTCTCTCAGAACTCATAGATCTGAAGGGCGAAGGAAAGCTCTCTCCACCTGTGGATCCCACATTgctgttgtggttttgttttttgccccatgcatatttatatatgcacGGCCTCCAACTGCCTTCTCCTTTGACAAAATGGTGGCAATATTTTATACCATCCTATCTCCCTTGCTCAATCCTATGATTTATACTTTCaggaataaagacataaaaaatgcTATGTGGAAAGTGTGGAAGAGATTGATATGGTAG